In Rhizobium gallicum bv. gallicum R602sp, the following proteins share a genomic window:
- the doeA gene encoding ectoine hydrolase DoeA (DoeA (degradation of ectoine A) is also called EutD (ectoine utilization D).) has protein sequence MSEPKLKFSREEYSARLDKTRKAMEAKGIELLIVSDPSNMAWLTGYDGWSFYVHQAVIVPPSGEPIWFGRGQDANGAKLTAYLKHENIIGYPDHYVQSTERHPMDYLSGTLTDRGLSKISIGVEMDNYWFSAAAFASLQKHLPNARFVDATALVNWQRAVKSETEVKYMRNAARIVEAMHQRIFDKIEVGMRKCDLVAEIYDAGTRGVDGIGGDYPAIVPLLPSGVEASAPHLTWDDRPLKRGEGTFFEIAGCYNRYHLPLSRTVFLGKPTQAFLDAEKATLEGMEAGLAVAKPGNTCEDIANAFFAVLKKYGIVKDNRTGYPIGLSYPPDWGERTMSLRPGDKTELKPGMTFHFMTGLWLEDMGFETTESILITKTGVECLANVPRKLMVKD, from the coding sequence ATGAGTGAGCCTAAACTCAAATTTTCGCGCGAGGAATACAGTGCCCGCCTCGACAAGACCCGAAAGGCGATGGAAGCCAAGGGCATCGAATTGTTGATCGTCAGCGATCCATCGAACATGGCCTGGCTGACCGGCTATGACGGCTGGTCCTTCTATGTGCATCAGGCAGTGATCGTGCCGCCGTCGGGCGAACCGATCTGGTTCGGCCGCGGGCAGGACGCCAATGGCGCGAAGCTCACCGCCTACCTGAAACACGAAAACATCATCGGCTATCCCGATCACTACGTGCAGTCGACCGAGCGGCACCCGATGGATTACCTCTCCGGCACTTTGACGGACCGCGGCCTCAGTAAGATTTCGATCGGCGTCGAGATGGACAATTACTGGTTTTCGGCGGCAGCCTTCGCTTCGCTGCAGAAGCATCTGCCGAATGCCCGTTTCGTCGACGCGACGGCGCTCGTCAACTGGCAGCGCGCCGTCAAGAGCGAGACGGAAGTCAAATATATGCGCAATGCCGCCCGCATTGTCGAAGCCATGCATCAGCGCATCTTCGACAAGATCGAAGTCGGCATGCGCAAATGCGATCTCGTCGCAGAGATCTATGATGCAGGGACAAGGGGCGTCGACGGGATCGGCGGGGATTACCCGGCCATCGTGCCTTTGCTGCCGTCGGGCGTGGAGGCCTCTGCCCCGCATCTCACCTGGGATGACCGGCCGTTGAAACGGGGCGAGGGAACCTTCTTCGAGATCGCCGGCTGCTATAATCGCTACCATCTGCCGCTTTCGCGCACCGTTTTCCTCGGCAAGCCGACGCAGGCTTTTCTCGATGCGGAAAAAGCAACGCTCGAAGGCATGGAAGCCGGCCTTGCAGTCGCAAAGCCCGGCAATACCTGCGAAGACATCGCCAATGCCTTCTTTGCGGTCCTGAAAAAATACGGGATCGTGAAGGACAATCGCACCGGTTATCCGATCGGGCTTTCCTATCCGCCGGATTGGGGCGAGCGGACCATGAGCCTGCGTCCCGGCGACAAGACGGAATTGAAACCCGGCATGACCTTCCATTTCATGACAGGTCTCTGGCTCGAAGACATGGGCTTCGAGACGACCGAAAGCATTCTGATCACGAAGACTGGCGTCGAGTGCCTCGCCAATGTGCCGCGAAAGTTGATGGTCAAGGACTGA
- the eutC gene encoding ectoine utilization protein EutC, which yields MSSMVILTESDLRKIIGLDLDAVACVEDAFKALATKAVSMPPILRLDVPEHRGEVDVKTAYVPGIESFAIKISPGFFDNPKIGLASTNGMMVLLSSRTGLVQALLLDNGYLTDVRTAAAGAVAAKHLSRDNSKVAAIFGAGMQAKLQLEALMLVRPIREARIWARDFAKAQGVAVQLTKALGVAVTAVADPKNAVAGADVIVTTTPSETPILKAEWLEAGQHVTAMGSDAEHKNEIDPVAIAKAWLYVADSLKQTRRLGELHHAIATGTVAADAAFPELGQIVSGQRRGRSDATQITIADLTGTGIQDTAIATLAFARANAAKAGTIFES from the coding sequence ATGAGCTCCATGGTCATTCTGACGGAATCAGATCTCCGGAAGATCATCGGCCTCGACCTTGACGCGGTCGCCTGCGTCGAAGACGCCTTTAAAGCGCTGGCGACGAAAGCTGTCTCCATGCCCCCGATCCTGAGGCTCGACGTTCCGGAACATCGTGGCGAAGTCGATGTGAAGACGGCCTATGTTCCAGGCATCGAAAGCTTCGCCATCAAGATAAGTCCCGGCTTCTTCGACAATCCCAAAATCGGGCTTGCGAGCACGAACGGGATGATGGTGCTGCTTTCCAGCAGAACCGGCCTTGTTCAAGCGCTGCTCCTCGACAACGGCTACCTCACCGATGTGAGAACCGCGGCTGCAGGAGCGGTCGCAGCAAAGCATCTGTCTCGCGACAATTCGAAGGTCGCGGCGATCTTCGGGGCCGGTATGCAGGCGAAACTGCAGCTCGAGGCGCTGATGCTGGTACGGCCGATCCGCGAGGCGCGGATCTGGGCGCGCGATTTTGCCAAGGCGCAAGGGGTTGCCGTTCAGCTTACGAAGGCGCTTGGGGTAGCCGTCACCGCGGTGGCGGACCCGAAGAATGCGGTCGCTGGCGCCGACGTCATCGTCACGACCACACCTTCTGAAACGCCGATCCTGAAAGCCGAATGGTTGGAGGCCGGCCAGCATGTGACGGCCATGGGTTCTGATGCGGAACACAAGAACGAGATTGACCCCGTCGCAATCGCCAAAGCCTGGCTCTATGTCGCCGACAGCCTGAAGCAGACGCGCCGTCTGGGCGAACTTCACCACGCGATCGCAACAGGCACGGTTGCCGCCGACGCGGCATTTCCGGAGCTCGGACAGATCGTATCCGGTCAACGTCGGGGCCGTTCGGACGCCACGCAAATCACGATCGCAGACCTGACCGGCACCGGCATCCAGGACACCGCCATCGCCACGCTTGCCTTTGCGCGAGCCAACGCCGCCAAGGCCGGAACCATATTCGAAAGCTGA
- the eutB gene encoding hydroxyectoine utilization dehydratase EutB, whose protein sequence is MTTSLPVTLRDIILASERISNQVRKTPIIRSEALSERVGTAVYLKLEHQQITGSFKLRGATNAVLSLKAEEKARGVVAASTGNHGRALAYAARAAGSTATICMSRLVPENKVAEIRRLGANVRIIGRSQDDAQLEVDRLVQDDGLVAVPPFDDARVIAGQGSLGLEVFKDCPEAATVLVPLSGGGLASGVAAALKAINPDVGIIGLTMERGAAMKASLEAGRPVEVQEEESFADSLGGGIGLDNQLTFSMCRDLLDDVVLLSEPEIAAGMRHAYSMEGEVIEGAGAVGVAALLAGKIEITGPVVAILSGRNVDMEQHRSVINGATAPIRKDVA, encoded by the coding sequence ATGACCACGTCTTTGCCAGTCACCCTCCGGGACATCATTCTTGCGTCCGAGCGCATCTCCAACCAGGTCCGAAAAACCCCGATCATAAGGTCGGAGGCGCTCAGCGAACGTGTGGGCACAGCCGTCTACCTGAAGCTCGAACACCAGCAGATTACCGGCAGTTTCAAGCTGCGCGGCGCCACCAATGCCGTGCTCTCACTTAAGGCAGAGGAGAAGGCGCGCGGCGTCGTTGCCGCCTCGACCGGCAATCACGGGCGCGCGCTTGCCTATGCCGCGAGGGCGGCGGGTTCCACGGCGACGATCTGCATGTCGCGGCTGGTTCCCGAAAACAAAGTGGCCGAGATCCGCCGGCTCGGCGCAAATGTCCGAATCATCGGGCGCTCGCAAGACGACGCCCAGTTGGAGGTCGACCGTCTTGTACAAGACGATGGGCTGGTCGCGGTCCCACCCTTTGATGACGCCAGGGTGATTGCGGGGCAGGGGTCACTCGGGCTGGAAGTCTTCAAGGATTGCCCCGAGGCCGCAACGGTCCTCGTGCCGCTGTCGGGCGGCGGTCTCGCGTCTGGTGTCGCAGCCGCGCTTAAAGCGATCAATCCGGACGTTGGCATCATCGGCCTCACCATGGAGCGGGGTGCCGCCATGAAGGCAAGCCTTGAGGCAGGGCGTCCGGTGGAGGTCCAGGAAGAGGAGAGCTTTGCCGATTCCCTAGGTGGCGGCATCGGCCTCGACAACCAACTCACTTTCTCGATGTGCCGCGACCTGCTTGATGACGTCGTTCTTCTGAGCGAGCCGGAGATCGCCGCAGGCATGCGTCACGCCTATTCAATGGAAGGCGAGGTGATCGAGGGAGCGGGTGCTGTCGGGGTTGCGGCGCTGCTTGCCGGCAAGATCGAGATCACCGGGCCGGTGGTTGCGATCCTGTCAGGCCGCAATGTCGACATGGAGCAGCATCGAAGCGTGATCAACGGCGCGACCGCGCCTATCAGAAAGGATGTGGCATGA